One Triticum dicoccoides isolate Atlit2015 ecotype Zavitan unplaced genomic scaffold, WEW_v2.0 scaffold114430, whole genome shotgun sequence genomic region harbors:
- the LOC119343069 gene encoding uncharacterized protein LOC119343069 gives MESWCPANPSVFRNIDLHARYIDKIPSWMISLGNLRGLDLSMCRMGPEDMANLGRIPALTSLKLGTFYGRNGRIFIHGFRYLKYFNLKLWSCGTAVEFEEGSMPKLEVFELHFAAHTMECVSFGIQHLSALTKVDLFIDGTDDIKNEIHGLMETSLGKLRSRPTLSLDGDGGHSSQSDCVHFEELFKGLYQQEAANSDQHIPGSDYFPFLGRIVEENNQDAKSCLRLLEEEHEVHH, from the exons ATGGAATCATGGTGCCCTGCAAATCCTTCAGTGTTTCGGAATATAGACCTCCATGCCCGTTACATTGACAAGATTCCAAGTTGGATGATCTCGCTTGGAAATCTCCGTGGGCTAGATCTCAGTATGTGTCGTATGGGACCAGAAGACATGGCGAACCTTGGAAGAATACCCGCTTTGACTTCTCTGAAACTGGGGACTTTCTACGGCAGAAATGGAAGGATCTTCATCCATGGGTTCAGGTATTTGAAGTATTTCAATCTGAAGCTCTGGTCTTGTGGGACTGCAGTGGAGTTTGAAGAGGGATCAATGCCTAAGCTGGAGGTGTTCGAGCTTCACTTTGCGGCGCATACGATGGAGTGTGTGAGTTTCGGCATCCAGCACCTCTCTGCCCTCACAAAGGTGGACCTCTTTATTGATGGCACCGATGACATTAAGAATGAGATTCATGGACTTATGGAAACTTCTCTTGGGAAGCTTCGCAGCCGTCCTACGCTCTCCTTAGATGGGGATGGTGGTCATAGTTCTCAATCGGACTGTGTCCATTTTGAAGAATTG TTCAAAGGACTATACCAACAGGAAGCCGCTAATAGTGATCAACACATACCCGGAAGTGACTATTTCCCCTTTTTGGGTCGGATAGTGGAGGAAAATAATCAAGATGCGAAGTCATGCTTGAGGTTGCTG GAAGAGGAACATGAGGTGCATCATTGA